The following coding sequences lie in one Asterias amurensis chromosome 18, ASM3211899v1 genomic window:
- the LOC139950682 gene encoding uncharacterized protein, with protein MGRGCWLIHLLLMCSLDTTLVAVNAQIVAITKVSPVGDPVEGNVVELQCQASGLMVGYIIEWTRMEDSQEVAIARNGMSLDSRYTLSILVSGAQSKFEILAFTATKEDTAVVYGCRVRNSVGLNSTVVVQARPLSFSVLYFPSATYPFCFPNGPYTVQEGTIVNMSCTTGIGNPQVQMQIVTSSVTYSWTYDRDTKEQMRSLQLSVTGANDGGSYQCKISPDSTGSTPFTGMNRSCTIGPITVSQMTSPQHPMTSLEPTSTDSHRTITVQPSRKPTTDQANFDMSYCQLCQTYPTTTNTSNVVGTPWLVAFLTSLILFIVSLIINIFLLIKHRHLKITKEKETNVAKADPYMELQPTEDKNKVYMEPTTATTTTQDTYYQPVEVETDSHKYDYARPEGSTSTAYEVVSKPPSSAESPYQNIKS; from the coding sequence ATGGGTCGAGGTTGTTGGTTAATCCATCTGTTGCTGATGTGTTCTCTGGATACGACACTCGTAGCAGTCAATGCACAGATTGTGGCAATCACTAAGGTATCACCAGTGGGTGATCCTGTAGAGGGTAACGTAGTGGAGCTACAATGCCAAGCTTCTGGCTTAATGGTGGGTTATATCATTGAGTGGACGAGGATGGAGGATTCCCAGGAGGTAGCAATAGCCCGGAATGGAATGAGTTTGGATTCGAGATACACGCTTTCTATACTGGTGTCTGGGGCTCAAAGTAAGTTTGAGATACTTGCTTTTACTGCTACCAAGGAGGACACAGCAGTGGTTTACGGTTGCCGAGTGAGGAACTCTGTTGGACTGAATAGCACTGTAGTGGTACAAGCGCGACCTCTCTCTTTTTCAGTGCTTTACTTCCCATCTGCCACGTACCCCTTCTGCTTCCCTAATGGTCCTTACACAGTACAAGAAGGAACGATAGTAAACATGAGCTGCACTACTGGGATAGGAAACCCACAGGTACAGATGCAGATTGTTACGAGTAGTGTCACCTATTCATGGACATACGATAGAGATACCAAGGAACAAATGAGATCATTACAGCTTAGTGTGACTGGAGCTAATGACGGTGGTTCTTATCAATGTAAAATCAGCCCGGACTCCACAGGCTCGACACCATTTACAGGAATGAACAGGTCATGCACGATCGGACCAATAACTGTTAGTCAAATGACATCTCCACAACACCCAATGACATCACTAGAACCAACTTCAACAGACTCTCACCGCACCATAACCGTTCAACCGTCACGCAAACCAACTACTGACCAAGCTAACTTTGATATGTCTTATTGCCAGCTTTGTCAAACCTATCCCACCACGACCAATACATCTAACGTGGTTGGTACACCGTGGCTCGTAGCCTTCCTCACCAGTCTCATCCTCTTCATTGTCTCTCTCATCATCAACATCTTCCTCCTCATCAAACATCGACATCTTAAGATCACCAAGGAGAAGGAAACCAATGTAGCCAAAGCTGATCCCTACATGGAGCTGCAACCAACGGAGGACAAGAATAAAGTTTATATGGAACCTACTACGGCTACAACTACCACACAAGATACCTACTACCAACCAGTTGAAGTAGAGACAGACAGCCATAAATATGACTACGCCCGGCCAGAGGGCAGCACTAGTACCGCCTATGAAGTGGTCAGCAAGCCACCGAGTTCAGCTGAGAGTCCATATCAAAACATCAAATCCTAA
- the LOC139950741 gene encoding uncharacterized protein, with amino-acid sequence MGQGCWLIHLLLMCSLDTTLVAVNAQLLTITKVSPVGDPVEGDVVELRCQASGLITGDIIEWTRMEDSQEVAIAQNGMSVDSRFKLHLTSSGAQFRFETLAFNATKQDTAVDFGCQVRNSVGLSSTVWAEAQPLSLTVLYFPSAMYPICIPNGPFTVQEGATVNLSCATEIGNPPVQMQILTSSVVYLWTYCRDTKEQMRSLQLSVTGANDGGSYQCQIHTDSTGSTPFTGMSRSCTIGPITVRQMTYPQHPMSSLEPTSTDSHPTMTVQPSLRPTTDQSNINMSYCQPCQTIPSKSNTSNVDGTPWLVAFLIILILFIVSLIINIFLLIKHRHLKITKKKETNVAKADPYMELQPTEDKNKVYMEPTTATTTTQDTYYQPVEVETDSHEYDYARPEGSTNTDYEAVSKPQSSVERQYQNIKS; translated from the coding sequence ATGGGTCAAGGTTGTTGGTTGATTCATCTGTTGCTGATGTGTTCTCTGGATACGACACTCGTAGCAGTCAATGCACAGCTTTTGACGATCACTAAGGTATCACCAGTGGGTGATCCTGTAGAGGGTGACGTAGTGGAGCTACGATGCCAAGCTTCTGGCTTGATTACTGGTGATATCATTGAGTGGACGAGGATGGAGGATTCCCAGGAGGTAGCAATAGCCCAGAATGGAATGAGTGTGGATTCGAGATTCAAGCTTCATTTGACGTCATCTGGTGCTCAATTTCGGTTTGAGACACTTGCTTTTAACGCTACAAAGCAGGACACAGCAGTGGATTTCGGTTGCCAAGTGAGGAACTCTGTTGGACTGAGTAGCACTGTATGGGCTGAAGCGCAACCTCTCTCTTTGACAGTGCTTTACTTCCCATCTGCCATGTACCCCATCTGCATCCCTAATGGTCCTTTCACCGTTCAAGAAGGGGCGACGGTAAACTTGAGCTGCGCTACTGAGATAGGAAACCCACCGGTACAGATGCAGATTCTTACGAGTAGTGTCGTCTATTTATGGACTTACTGTAGAGATACCAAGGAACAAATGAGATCATTACAGCTAAGTGTGACTGGAGCTAATGACGGTGGTTCGTATCAATGTCAAATTCACACGGACTCCACAGGCTCGACACCATTTACAGGAATGAGCAGGTCATGTACGATCGGACCAATAACTGTTCGTCAAATGACATATCCACAACACCCGATGTCATCACTAGAACCAACTTCAACAGACTCTCATCCCACCATGACCGTTCAACCGTCACTCAGACCAACTACTGACCAATCTAACATCAATATGTCTTATTGCCAGCCATGTCAAACCATTCCCAGCAAGAGCAATACATCTAACGTAGATGGTACCCCGTGGCTCGTAGCCTTCCTGATCATTCTCATCCTTTTCATTGTCTCTCTCATCATCAACATCTTCCTCCTCATCAAACACCGACATCTTAAGATCACCAAGAAGAAGGAAACCAATGTAGCCAAAGCTGATCCCTACATGGAGCTGCAACCAACGGAGGACAAGAATAAAGTCTATATGGAACCTACTACGGCTACAACTACAACACAAGATACCTACTACCAACCAGTTGAAGTAGAGACTGACAGCCATGAGTATGACTACGCTCGGCCAGAGGGCAGCACCAACACCGACTATGAAGCGGTCAGCAAGCCACAGAGTTCAGTTGAGAGACAGTATCAGAACATCAAATCCTAA